A single window of Bacteroidota bacterium DNA harbors:
- a CDS encoding polysaccharide deacetylase family protein, whose amino-acid sequence MLNHRFVTALFAISIGLVFLLCAIGSTAFYLWQIILLLAYLSIEFLGAYFIGLNFHLKSVNHLDKTKKQIALTFDDGPCTPQTLAVLDTLKKHQVKATFFVIGKNITANESVLKRTVEEGHSIGSHSYSHHFWIDLWSAKKLEADIQQSLDSIKKVTGEDTKLFRPPYGVTTPNFAYVLKKLNLTSIGWNVRSYDTSTADLNKILERVLSQTKNGSVILLHDRLNIMPELLDKLIPALKERQFEFVTLS is encoded by the coding sequence ATGCTAAACCATCGGTTTGTAACGGCGCTATTTGCTATTTCAATCGGCTTGGTATTTTTGTTGTGCGCCATTGGAAGCACTGCTTTTTACCTATGGCAAATCATTCTTCTACTTGCTTATTTAAGCATAGAATTTTTAGGTGCTTATTTTATTGGTTTAAACTTTCACTTGAAATCTGTTAATCATCTGGATAAAACAAAAAAACAAATTGCGTTGACCTTTGATGACGGACCGTGCACACCGCAAACGCTTGCCGTTTTAGATACGCTAAAAAAACATCAAGTAAAAGCCACCTTTTTTGTGATAGGTAAAAACATTACAGCAAATGAATCCGTCTTAAAACGCACAGTGGAAGAAGGCCATTCGATTGGCTCTCACAGTTACTCACATCATTTTTGGATTGATCTATGGAGTGCTAAAAAACTGGAAGCTGACATTCAGCAAAGCCTTGATAGCATCAAAAAAGTAACCGGTGAAGACACTAAATTATTTCGTCCGCCCTATGGCGTTACTACACCTAATTTTGCCTACGTTCTAAAAAAACTCAATTTAACATCCATTGGCTGGAATGTGCGTTCTTATGACACTTCCACTGCCGACCTTAACAAAATTTTAGAGAGAGTTTTAAGTCAAACTAAAAACGGTTCAGTAATTTTGTTACACGACCGTTTAAACATAATGCCGGAACTTTTAGATAAATTAATTCCGGCTTTAAAAGAACGTCAATTTGAATTTGTCACACTTTCATAA
- a CDS encoding enoyl-CoA hydratase/isomerase family protein has translation MTGESVLTEIKNNVLVITINRPDKLNALNKTTIEELHETLVEAENQKDIRAVIITGSGNKAFVAGADIAEFANYSIEQGKQLSSTGHFKIFNFIENYSKPVIAAVNGFALGGGLELALACHIRVASDNAKMGLPEVSLGVIPGYGGTQRLAQIIGKGKAFEMIVTADMINAQDAYKWGLVNYVTTQEELLNKCFDITSKISSKSPTAIKTAIKVINAGYNNKQNGYEVEIEEFGKSFGTGDFKEGVSAFLDKRKANFQGN, from the coding sequence ATGACAGGAGAAAGCGTTTTAACCGAAATAAAAAACAATGTTTTGGTTATTACTATTAACAGACCCGATAAGTTAAATGCATTAAATAAAACCACCATTGAAGAGTTGCATGAAACCTTGGTGGAAGCAGAAAACCAAAAAGATATTCGCGCAGTAATTATTACCGGCTCAGGTAATAAAGCATTTGTTGCGGGTGCGGATATTGCTGAATTTGCAAATTATTCTATTGAACAAGGAAAACAATTAAGTTCAACCGGGCATTTCAAAATATTTAATTTCATTGAAAATTATTCTAAGCCCGTAATTGCAGCCGTTAACGGATTTGCATTAGGCGGAGGTTTAGAATTAGCTTTAGCTTGTCACATTCGTGTGGCGAGTGATAACGCAAAAATGGGTTTACCGGAAGTAAGTTTAGGTGTTATTCCCGGATACGGCGGAACACAACGTTTAGCCCAAATCATCGGCAAAGGAAAAGCATTCGAAATGATTGTTACCGCCGATATGATTAACGCGCAAGACGCTTACAAATGGGGACTTGTAAACTATGTGACCACACAAGAAGAATTATTGAACAAATGTTTTGATATCACTTCAAAAATTTCTTCTAAATCACCAACCGCTATTAAGACAGCCATTAAAGTTATTAATGCCGGTTACAACAATAAGCAAAATGGTTACGAAGTTGAAATTGAAGAATTCGGTAAGAGCTTCGGTACCGGCGATTTCAAAGAAGGTGTATCCGCATTCTTAGATAAACGTAAGGCAAATTTTCAAGGTAACTAA
- a CDS encoding HAMP domain-containing histidine kinase encodes MTGKVNTNFSLIAALFLMIAASVCFHLQSDSVNNSVNQAQKNFSLKEKRVTESMSWLETQLAQNALGFNENLLGESNYLDKEEIVLLAYRNDSLKFWTSNLAPVDQSLRDLTDREGMLHLRNGWYYYQLRQIKNIKLFGLLFISKEYDVQNSYFKNGFVRWLNLSEGCKLNPNTKTEHTLATANKKALFSIDKSENNLASTSSLPCLLFFAGILLLSLSLIQYSFKNKISIKQLVVGTLLLLVLRSLMVYFEFPSHLYTSSLYDVGVYGITDSFYNRYLGDIIINISVFFVWSVIFLRHFNPKINSGAIKWGGLSVYLLVLIFLSLQLNSTVKNLVFNSTIPLDFLGIFNLSPLSFLCLAIVFVNGFTIMLLIEKLVKLLFEENKKDGLLALTVSLLLYSIAYAVIAKQNLSAVEWFWLPLLIFISIAFRKYNYTESILSAGFRVLAFAIITAWIFGEYNTTNEKQSLNHLSEKLSDRQDAFLESEFLKVAAKIKKDSSLHKAIRRLPLQNNETEQVLRQLYFTKYFEKYNIELSVFDSLCMPYLKNTDYQLNNHDYFDEQIKTGEPTICEDLYFIPEYKKNSRYIGKIDLRYNVPGGRAAYSIYVQLEPKQFTSGGSFSELLLDEPQQKQSRYKQFSYAIYKNGILSSAYGNYIYPHHFGREVLEQNTKEYSHQLTIPDQETQLIVSYKNKGFNYYFTANSYYFLFYSLLGIVLFIFYYIFSNKENGFFTLNRRIQLFVVGFLFLALCAVGVFTVNLVIRKSEDEQSQLLIEKASQLQNELNSVLLYNKAIDVNSKQFTETVLQKYAALFNSDISLYNKNGLLFASSRPQLFNSGLSSGLISPNAISHFKENKSQYFITRDKTGSLNYLSLYTALYDSNKKLTGYMNLPYFSRQKKMEEGVSDYITTLINIYVVLFLVSLFAGLIVSAYVTKPLRILQEQLAKISFGKKNEAINWQSNDEIGRLVNEYNKMLLKLEESASLLAKSEREGAWQEMAKQVAHEIKNPLTPMKLNLQYLQKIVNDGGVDFSERFKKMSDSIIEQIDTLAHIANEFSNFAKLPKANLEEVNLAESIRSTIELFKNNHGAQIIFTTTSDSIKVLADKNQCLRVFNNLLKNALQSIPDGREGKIEVTMEEVNDLVRVKIKDNGTGIAEDLQHKIFTPNFTTKSTGTGLGLAMVKNIMLSFNGDIVFESVVNEGTTFTLTFKKLQ; translated from the coding sequence ATGACCGGAAAAGTTAATACAAACTTCAGTTTGATTGCGGCACTGTTTCTTATGATTGCTGCTTCAGTTTGTTTTCATCTACAGTCGGATTCGGTCAACAACTCCGTTAACCAGGCTCAAAAAAACTTCAGCTTAAAAGAAAAGCGCGTAACCGAATCCATGAGTTGGCTGGAAACTCAATTAGCGCAGAATGCTCTCGGTTTTAACGAAAACTTATTGGGCGAAAGCAATTATTTAGATAAAGAAGAAATTGTTTTGTTGGCTTACCGTAATGACTCTTTAAAATTCTGGACATCCAACTTAGCGCCGGTTGACCAAAGCTTGCGTGATCTAACAGATAGGGAAGGTATGTTGCACCTCAGAAACGGCTGGTATTATTATCAATTAAGGCAAATCAAAAATATTAAACTATTTGGGTTACTTTTCATTTCCAAAGAATACGACGTTCAAAACAGTTATTTCAAAAACGGATTTGTAAGATGGTTGAATCTAAGTGAAGGCTGTAAGCTAAACCCGAATACAAAAACGGAACACACTCTCGCAACTGCGAACAAAAAAGCATTATTCAGTATAGATAAAAGTGAAAATAATTTAGCGTCCACATCTTCATTACCTTGCTTGCTGTTTTTTGCCGGAATTTTATTATTAAGCTTAAGCCTCATTCAGTATAGTTTTAAAAACAAAATCAGCATCAAACAATTAGTAGTGGGTACTCTTTTACTCTTGGTTTTAAGAAGTTTGATGGTCTATTTTGAATTTCCTTCTCATTTATACACGTCTTCTTTATATGATGTAGGAGTTTATGGTATTACTGATTCGTTTTACAACCGCTACCTCGGAGATATTATCATTAACATTAGTGTATTCTTTGTTTGGTCGGTTATCTTTCTCCGGCATTTCAATCCGAAAATTAACAGCGGCGCTATTAAATGGGGCGGACTCAGCGTCTATTTGCTTGTATTGATATTTTTATCTCTTCAATTAAATTCTACCGTAAAAAATCTCGTTTTCAACTCCACAATTCCCCTCGATTTCTTGGGGATCTTCAACCTTTCGCCACTTAGCTTTCTTTGCTTAGCTATTGTTTTTGTAAATGGATTTACAATTATGTTGCTAATTGAGAAATTAGTGAAATTACTATTTGAGGAAAATAAAAAAGACGGACTACTGGCGCTTACCGTTTCCTTGTTATTATACAGTATTGCATACGCTGTTATCGCAAAGCAAAACCTTAGTGCTGTAGAGTGGTTTTGGCTACCCTTATTGATTTTCATATCTATTGCTTTCAGAAAATACAATTACACAGAGAGTATTTTGAGTGCGGGATTCAGGGTTTTAGCTTTTGCAATTATTACAGCCTGGATTTTTGGCGAATATAATACCACCAATGAAAAACAAAGTCTGAATCACTTATCAGAAAAATTAAGCGACAGACAAGATGCGTTTTTGGAAAGTGAGTTTTTGAAAGTGGCAGCAAAAATTAAAAAAGATTCTTCCTTACACAAAGCCATTCGCCGTTTACCTTTACAAAACAACGAAACTGAGCAAGTTCTCAGACAACTATACTTTACGAAATACTTCGAGAAATACAACATTGAACTTAGTGTATTCGATTCGCTCTGCATGCCTTATTTGAAAAATACGGATTACCAATTAAACAATCACGATTACTTTGATGAACAAATAAAAACCGGTGAACCAACGATTTGTGAAGACCTTTATTTTATTCCCGAGTATAAAAAGAATTCGCGTTACATTGGTAAAATTGATTTAAGATACAATGTACCCGGCGGTAGAGCCGCTTATTCCATCTATGTTCAGCTTGAACCAAAACAATTTACAAGCGGTGGCAGTTTTTCTGAATTACTCTTAGATGAGCCGCAGCAAAAACAAAGTCGCTATAAACAATTCTCCTATGCCATTTATAAAAACGGCATTCTCAGCTCAGCTTACGGAAACTATATTTATCCGCATCACTTTGGGAGAGAAGTTCTAGAACAAAACACCAAAGAATATAGTCATCAATTAACTATTCCTGATCAGGAAACTCAACTAATCGTTAGTTATAAAAACAAAGGCTTTAATTATTATTTCACCGCCAACTCGTATTATTTTCTCTTCTATTCTTTGTTGGGAATTGTATTATTTATTTTTTATTACATATTCAGTAATAAAGAAAATGGGTTCTTTACTTTAAATCGCCGTATCCAGTTATTTGTAGTTGGATTTTTATTTTTAGCATTGTGTGCTGTTGGGGTATTTACAGTAAACTTAGTTATTAGAAAATCCGAGGACGAGCAAAGCCAGTTGTTGATTGAGAAAGCTTCACAATTACAGAACGAGTTAAACAGTGTATTGCTTTACAATAAAGCCATCGACGTAAACAGTAAGCAATTTACCGAAACAGTTTTACAAAAATACGCAGCGCTCTTTAATTCGGATATTTCGTTGTATAATAAAAACGGATTGCTGTTCGCGTCTTCCCGTCCACAGTTATTTAATTCGGGCTTAAGCTCGGGGTTGATTAGTCCGAATGCGATTTCACATTTTAAAGAAAACAAATCGCAGTATTTTATTACGCGCGACAAAACCGGCAGTTTAAATTATCTTTCACTTTACACGGCTCTTTATGATTCCAATAAAAAACTCACAGGCTATATGAACCTTCCTTATTTCTCGCGTCAAAAAAAAATGGAAGAAGGCGTTTCTGATTATATCACTACCTTAATAAATATCTATGTTGTATTGTTTTTAGTGAGCTTGTTTGCCGGATTAATTGTATCGGCGTACGTTACCAAACCATTAAGAATTTTACAAGAACAATTAGCGAAAATTTCGTTTGGGAAGAAAAATGAAGCCATCAATTGGCAATCCAATGATGAGATTGGAAGACTTGTTAATGAATACAACAAGATGCTATTAAAGCTCGAAGAAAGCGCAAGTTTGTTAGCGAAATCCGAACGTGAAGGTGCATGGCAGGAAATGGCGAAGCAAGTAGCTCATGAAATAAAAAATCCATTAACCCCAATGAAATTAAATTTACAATACCTTCAGAAAATTGTAAATGACGGTGGTGTTGATTTTAGTGAGCGCTTTAAAAAAATGTCGGATTCCATCATTGAACAAATTGACACCTTAGCGCATATTGCCAATGAATTTTCCAATTTTGCCAAATTACCTAAAGCTAATCTGGAAGAAGTTAATTTAGCGGAGAGCATTCGTTCTACCATAGAACTATTCAAAAACAATCATGGTGCACAAATTATTTTCACTACAACTTCCGATTCAATTAAAGTACTCGCCGACAAAAATCAATGTTTACGCGTATTTAATAATTTACTAAAAAACGCGCTGCAGTCTATTCCCGACGGAAGAGAAGGAAAGATTGAAGTCACCATGGAAGAAGTAAATGATTTGGTGCGTGTAAAAATTAAAGATAACGGAACCGGAATTGCGGAAGACTTGCAACATAAAATTTTCACACCCAATTTCACAACTAAATCAACAGGTACCGGTTTAGGTTTAGCAATGGTAAAAAACATCATGCTATCATTTAATGGCGATATAGTTTTCGAAAGTGTAGTAAATGAGGGCACTACCTTCACATTAACATTCAAGAAATTACAATAA
- a CDS encoding 3-oxoacyl-ACP synthase produces the protein MEIVISSYCRIKNNALIVNGKSIQLAKQDSAAFFLAETYKILGLNYPKFHKMDGLCKLGLLATEAVLQNSGFLERHALDKIGILMANKASSLETDRVHQLSISDKEKYLPSPSVFVYTLPNIVIGEIAIKHKITGENAFFVEPSFNTNLMLQQNNLMLKQSEVSAVISGWVDFDNGHVDALIYLAEIADDSIKKLNFKPLNKELLKQLYQ, from the coding sequence ATGGAAATTGTAATCAGTTCATATTGCCGCATTAAAAACAACGCTTTGATCGTTAACGGAAAATCTATTCAGTTAGCTAAACAAGATTCGGCTGCATTTTTTCTGGCAGAGACTTACAAAATTTTAGGGCTCAATTATCCTAAGTTTCACAAAATGGACGGCCTATGTAAGTTAGGCTTGTTAGCGACAGAAGCTGTCCTGCAAAACTCAGGCTTTTTAGAGAGACATGCCCTTGATAAAATCGGTATTTTGATGGCCAATAAAGCCTCCAGTTTGGAAACCGACCGTGTTCATCAACTAAGTATATCAGATAAAGAAAAGTATCTTCCTTCGCCTTCGGTATTTGTATATACACTTCCAAATATCGTGATTGGTGAAATTGCCATCAAACACAAAATTACCGGGGAGAATGCTTTTTTCGTTGAGCCTTCATTCAATACAAACCTAATGTTACAACAAAACAACCTCATGCTTAAACAAAGCGAGGTTTCGGCTGTTATTTCGGGATGGGTTGATTTTGATAACGGTCACGTGGATGCCCTCATTTATTTAGCCGAAATAGCTGACGATTCAATAAAAAAACTTAATTTTAAGCCACTTAACAAGGAACTACTTAAACAACTTTATCAATAA
- a CDS encoding 3-hydroxyacyl-ACP dehydratase, which produces MSSVLKNTFYTVSELSTTDNSVKALISINPAHDVFKGHFPQMPVVPGVCQLQIIKDILEEVSGTSLMMTNGDNIKFTGMILPDKNPTVNLEMTFTKNETGFVVDAKLFFEETVFTKHKGKYKTLN; this is translated from the coding sequence ATGAGTTCAGTATTAAAAAACACTTTTTATACAGTTAGCGAATTAAGCACAACCGACAATTCGGTAAAAGCGTTAATCTCTATCAATCCTGCGCACGATGTGTTTAAAGGACACTTTCCGCAAATGCCTGTTGTGCCCGGTGTTTGTCAGTTGCAGATTATTAAAGATATATTGGAAGAAGTTAGCGGAACGTCATTGATGATGACCAACGGAGACAACATTAAATTTACCGGCATGATTTTACCGGATAAAAATCCCACTGTTAATTTAGAGATGACGTTCACTAAAAACGAAACGGGCTTTGTTGTGGATGCCAAATTATTTTTTGAAGAAACAGTTTTTACAAAACACAAAGGCAAATACAAAACATTAAACTAA
- a CDS encoding beta-ketoacyl-[acyl-carrier-protein] synthase family protein: MSSPIFISGLGMISAIGNNVQEAYANLSNAKSGIGKIHHLNTRYKDEFVAGEIKLSNNDLMDYIRFKSPALNRTSMLGIAAASEALKHSGIDLNDGMRTGLISSTTVAGMCKTELFYKEMVDKSLHLEVLDAHDCGESTEEIADYLGVKDFVTTISTACSSAANAVMLGSRMIKQGMLDRVIVGGVDALSKFTFNGFNTLMILDKEWCKPFDENRRGLNLGEAGAFIVIESEASLKKRNGKALATVAGYANANDAYHQTASSPDGFGATMAIQQALKMSGLSPAQIDYINMHGTGTPNNDQSESKATINVFGNNVPKFSSTKAYTGHTLAPAAGVEAVISILSILNDKIFPNLNFTTPIAEFGLSPVTKVTSHRMNHVLSNSFGFGGNCSSLIFSRV; this comes from the coding sequence TTGTCGTCACCGATTTTTATAAGCGGACTTGGCATGATTTCGGCCATTGGCAACAATGTGCAGGAAGCTTATGCAAACTTATCTAATGCTAAAAGCGGTATTGGGAAAATCCACCATTTGAACACACGTTACAAAGATGAATTTGTAGCAGGTGAAATAAAACTTTCCAATAACGATTTAATGGATTACATCCGTTTTAAATCTCCTGCTCTCAATCGTACCTCCATGCTTGGCATTGCTGCGGCAAGTGAAGCTTTAAAACATTCAGGTATTGATTTAAATGACGGCATGCGTACCGGATTAATTTCATCTACTACTGTAGCCGGAATGTGTAAAACAGAATTGTTTTACAAGGAGATGGTCGATAAGTCTTTGCATCTGGAAGTTTTAGACGCGCATGATTGCGGTGAGAGCACAGAAGAAATTGCCGATTATTTAGGCGTAAAAGATTTTGTGACAACGATCTCTACAGCTTGCTCCTCAGCTGCCAATGCAGTGATGCTTGGAAGCAGAATGATAAAACAAGGCATGTTGGATCGTGTGATTGTTGGAGGTGTAGATGCCTTATCAAAGTTTACTTTCAACGGTTTTAACACCTTAATGATTCTGGATAAAGAATGGTGCAAGCCTTTTGATGAAAATCGCAGAGGCTTGAATCTCGGTGAAGCCGGCGCCTTTATTGTTATCGAAAGCGAAGCTTCTCTTAAAAAGAGAAACGGAAAAGCACTGGCAACTGTTGCCGGTTATGCTAACGCTAATGACGCCTATCATCAAACAGCTTCATCTCCCGACGGATTTGGCGCTACCATGGCTATACAACAAGCATTAAAAATGAGTGGCTTATCCCCCGCGCAAATTGATTACATCAATATGCATGGTACAGGTACGCCAAACAATGATCAATCGGAAAGCAAAGCTACCATTAATGTTTTTGGTAATAATGTTCCTAAATTCAGTTCTACAAAAGCTTATACCGGACATACCTTAGCGCCTGCCGCAGGGGTAGAAGCCGTTATATCCATTTTATCGATACTGAATGATAAAATATTTCCCAACCTTAATTTCACTACACCCATTGCTGAGTTCGGACTTAGTCCGGTTACAAAGGTAACTTCGCACAGAATGAATCATGTACTTTCCAATTCATTCGGGTTTGGCGGTAATTGTTCATCTTTAATCTTTTCAAGAGTATAA
- a CDS encoding beta-ketoacyl synthase chain length factor, with amino-acid sequence MAAKAYIIGTGCISPQNTTDENYFFETIIGPNGDHFPAIEPSYKEHINPNMLRRMGRAIKMGASAARMAMTEAKLENVDAIMSGTGLGCFEDSEKFLLAILNNDEQFLTPTSFIQSTHNTVGSQVALIMKCHEYNYTYTHRGFSFESSVMDALLSLNEGKKNILIGGIEEHTPLFVELNRQAKKFNTDTTHPLFEGKTHGIQMGEGSAFFVVSSEKQNAQSSIDGISFLYKPKSSKEVLDKINQFLDSQNTALDNIDLVLFGFSGDSDFDNYLLELLPLVSNHSATAHYKHLCGDYHTAGAFATWLADKIIRKQEIPHTIRINHHTKTSIKSILIINAYLGINYSFTLLRQC; translated from the coding sequence ATGGCAGCCAAAGCTTATATCATAGGAACAGGTTGCATTTCTCCACAAAACACCACGGATGAAAACTACTTTTTTGAAACCATAATTGGTCCGAATGGCGATCACTTTCCGGCAATTGAACCTTCCTATAAAGAACACATCAATCCGAATATGCTGCGCCGAATGGGACGCGCCATTAAAATGGGAGCCTCGGCTGCACGAATGGCCATGACAGAAGCGAAGTTAGAAAATGTAGATGCGATTATGTCAGGTACCGGATTAGGTTGCTTTGAAGACAGTGAAAAATTTCTACTTGCGATTTTAAATAACGACGAACAGTTCCTCACCCCTACTTCATTTATTCAATCAACACACAACACCGTTGGTTCACAAGTAGCGCTGATAATGAAATGTCACGAGTATAATTATACGTATACGCATCGTGGATTTTCATTTGAGAGCTCAGTGATGGATGCGCTGTTAAGTTTAAATGAAGGCAAGAAGAATATTTTAATTGGCGGAATAGAAGAACACACTCCTTTATTTGTTGAACTTAACCGCCAAGCTAAAAAATTTAACACGGATACAACGCATCCTTTATTTGAAGGTAAAACCCACGGCATTCAAATGGGAGAAGGCTCTGCTTTCTTTGTAGTATCTTCCGAAAAACAAAATGCACAATCGTCTATCGACGGCATTAGTTTTTTATACAAACCAAAGTCGTCAAAAGAAGTTTTAGATAAAATCAATCAGTTTCTTGATTCACAAAATACGGCGCTTGATAATATAGATCTCGTTTTATTTGGTTTTTCAGGTGACTCCGACTTCGATAATTATCTTCTTGAATTGCTTCCTTTAGTTTCGAATCATTCCGCAACAGCTCATTATAAACACTTATGCGGCGATTATCATACTGCCGGTGCATTTGCCACCTGGTTAGCTGATAAAATTATTCGTAAGCAAGAGATTCCTCATACCATCCGTATCAATCATCACACCAAAACAAGCATTAAAAGCATCTTGATTATTAATGCGTATTTGGGCATTAATTATTCTTTCACCTTATTAAGACAATGCTAA
- a CDS encoding outer membrane lipoprotein carrier protein LolA, producing MKKLILLIFIAHFGLAQNFKTVKDTAALRLKVEQMSKTVNSIESDFTQEKNLSLLSEKILSKGHFVFKKENLLRWEYSTPYKYLIVINKDKIWIKDEKKTAKYDMNSNKVFKEINDIMISCVQGNIFKSGKFKVAYFENEKYYKLELTPLQKNMKESLKKINMYFDKSVTSVSKLDMIEPNDDYTTLEFINKKLNGTVADNIFTIK from the coding sequence ATGAAAAAATTAATTCTTTTAATATTCATTGCTCATTTTGGTTTAGCTCAAAATTTTAAAACAGTTAAAGACACTGCTGCTTTACGTTTAAAAGTGGAACAAATGAGTAAAACAGTCAACAGCATTGAAAGCGATTTTACACAAGAAAAGAATTTGAGTTTGTTGTCGGAGAAAATACTCAGCAAAGGTCATTTTGTATTTAAAAAAGAGAATTTATTACGTTGGGAATACAGCACACCCTACAAGTACTTAATTGTGATTAATAAAGATAAGATATGGATAAAGGATGAGAAAAAAACAGCTAAGTATGACATGAACAGCAACAAGGTGTTTAAAGAAATCAATGATATTATGATTTCCTGCGTACAAGGCAATATTTTTAAATCCGGAAAGTTTAAAGTGGCTTATTTTGAGAATGAAAAGTACTACAAACTCGAGCTAACCCCGCTTCAAAAAAACATGAAAGAAAGCCTTAAAAAGATAAACATGTATTTTGATAAAAGCGTAACTTCGGTGTCTAAATTAGATATGATTGAGCCCAATGATGATTATACCACATTGGAATTCATCAACAAAAAACTAAATGGCACGGTGGCCGATAATATTTTTACAATTAAGTAG
- a CDS encoding acyl carrier protein, translating into MDALIEKLKVQIIEQLNLAEVKPEDINPDSPLFGDGLGLDSIDALELIVLLEKHYAIKIQNPADGKKIFESVRTMAEFIKSQGKA; encoded by the coding sequence ATGGACGCATTAATAGAAAAATTAAAAGTGCAGATTATCGAACAGCTGAATTTAGCTGAAGTAAAACCCGAAGACATTAATCCTGATTCACCATTATTTGGTGACGGACTAGGTTTGGATTCTATCGATGCCTTGGAATTAATCGTATTACTTGAAAAGCATTATGCGATTAAGATTCAAAATCCTGCCGATGGCAAAAAGATTTTCGAATCAGTTCGTACAATGGCAGAATTTATTAAATCGCAAGGTAAAGCTTAA
- a CDS encoding beta-ketoacyl synthase has translation MPEVFTSYNNIISPLGFTTKDNYSALLNNQSGIQNKSFGKLNDLFCLATIQEEKIKEFAVKAGIESGFTKLESLSILSIQDVLNQSGISLKEKNTLLIYSTTKGNIDLLEYNKPPVSKERAYLSKMTEAIGNYFGAANTPLVISNACISGLLAIIIAKRMIAEGLYENIIVCGGDLVTEFTVSGFKSFNALSTNLCKPFDARRDGINLGEAVSTILITNNKSLLSESSTHILNGASANDANHISGPSRNGDGLLQAIENTFSKHKHILPDTINAHGTATPYNDEMESIAFERAGLTHVPVNSLKGYYGHTLGAAGVLETVIALEAAHHNQLIKSAGFSEHGVSGKISVINEHKKTTINTVLKTASGFGGCNAAALFAKL, from the coding sequence TTGCCTGAAGTTTTCACTTCATATAACAACATTATTTCGCCTTTAGGGTTTACTACTAAAGACAATTACTCTGCCCTATTAAATAATCAATCGGGCATTCAAAACAAGTCGTTTGGAAAACTAAACGACTTGTTTTGTTTGGCAACTATTCAGGAAGAAAAAATAAAAGAGTTCGCAGTCAAAGCCGGTATTGAATCCGGATTTACAAAATTAGAATCCCTAAGCATTCTTTCTATTCAGGATGTTTTAAATCAATCCGGAATTTCACTGAAGGAAAAAAATACCCTACTCATTTATTCTACCACTAAAGGAAATATTGATTTATTGGAATACAACAAGCCGCCTGTTTCCAAAGAGCGTGCATACTTGAGTAAAATGACTGAAGCGATTGGAAATTATTTTGGGGCGGCGAATACTCCTTTAGTTATTTCTAACGCTTGCATCAGCGGACTTTTAGCGATTATTATTGCGAAGCGCATGATAGCAGAAGGGCTTTACGAAAATATCATTGTATGTGGCGGCGATTTAGTCACTGAATTTACTGTAAGCGGATTTAAATCATTCAACGCCCTCAGTACTAATTTATGCAAACCATTTGATGCCCGTCGCGACGGAATTAATTTAGGGGAGGCGGTATCAACTATTTTGATTACAAACAACAAATCATTACTAAGCGAAAGCTCTACACACATATTAAATGGCGCATCAGCCAACGACGCGAATCACATTTCAGGACCTTCCCGTAACGGCGACGGATTATTACAAGCCATTGAAAACACATTTTCAAAACACAAGCATATTTTACCCGATACAATTAACGCCCACGGCACTGCTACTCCTTATAATGATGAAATGGAGTCGATCGCATTTGAAAGAGCAGGCTTAACTCATGTTCCGGTAAATAGTTTAAAGGGTTACTACGGACATACACTTGGCGCTGCCGGTGTGTTAGAAACAGTCATTGCTTTAGAGGCCGCGCACCATAATCAATTAATCAAATCGGCCGGTTTTTCTGAGCATGGGGTAAGCGGTAAAATTTCGGTCATTAACGAACACAAAAAAACAACTATAAATACTGTACTAAAAACAGCTTCAGGCTTTGGAGGATGCAATGCCGCAGCCTTATTTGCCAAATTGTAA